The DNA sequence CTTATTGGTGTGCGTATTACTGCAGGTGCAGGGCGGATACGGCGGGTGAGAGTTCTATGCTGCGAGTTGGTTTTGATATCAGAATTGAACTGTTCCCTTTATCCTTCTCCGTCTCATTTTCTCCAGTCTCTCTCCCCTCCCCGTTTCACTTTCCGCCCCCCTCCATCCCCCTTGCCTGTGTCACTTTTATCTCTGTCTCCCGCCCCATCAGCATAATtgccttcttcctctttccgGCATTGACGTGTAGGCATTTACGACGGTACACTCCATTCACACGAACACCCGATTTTGGTGCATGTACAGAAAAAGAGGTCGACGGAGTGTGGGGAGGCATCTGCTAGATGGGATGTGTCGAGGGATCATGAACGCTGGAGCTGgtagaggcagaggcagaaaTGGATAAAAAGACAGCGCAGATTTGAGTAAGTCACGGTCCCCCACCACACTCCTTCCGTTCCTATCCCTCCAAACCCCACGCCCACACGCACACCTGCCACCGCCTCCACATCATCTGCAACACACATCGCACTGCGCCTTTTCAACTTTCTCATCTCATCAACAACACAGAATGATCCCCATCCACCACAGACCGCTCCACTGCACCCAATCTACAAGCTGCCTGAGCGTCGTACCCACGCACGCGTTTGACGAGGGAGAAATGTTCAAAAACGCGGCGCCTCAGGCCAGAGGGCAAGGGAATTGACGTCGGGTATCTGTATGCGGACGGTAAGCGACGAGCATGCCAGGTGTTGCGTCGTGTGGGTGTTATATTCTGTTCcaggtggtggtgttttAGCTGTAGCTGACTACGAGCTTCGTTCGATATCTTGTGGTTGTGTACATGCGCTTCGTGATGAGGAGTGCACCTTTGTTTGTATCAGCGTCATGATAGGTGTTCAAAAACATGAAAATCACAATGAATCGAAACATTAATTACGGTTCAGAGAGCCTACATCGCTGTTGGATTGTAATTCAGATCATCAGGGAGTGTATGTGGCTGGAAGCATAAGGAAACATGTATGTACGAATTGAGAGTCACAGCATCAAGTCAAAGTGAACAAGCGGAGTTCTAATGTGCTGCACTGCGCATCATGCCGTCAAGCCGAACAAGCACTTTTAATTTCGCCTTGAAGTCGATGCAGTGTAAACTGCCACTCGCACTCATCAACCAGCAGTCATCAACCTCGAGGTCCAACGTTAAACAGGAAATTTGGATACATTCATGACCCCGGAGCTCCCAAATACTTGGAGGTGCAGTTCTGACAATTGCCTTGAAGTCGATGGATGTGGACCGCCACTCGCAGTCATCACCCTCTCCTCGAGTCCAACGTTAAACAGGAAATTACGCTCTCAAATACATACATGGAAATGAGTTTGAAACGAGGTACGTTGTCTCCCATAAGTCCAACATACAACTCAATTTTGAGTCATCTCAGTAACAAGTACTCGACCTCATGTAGATATAGGATGAGTATAAAACTACGAGCTCAAAAATTCCGTAGATTCAGTGTCTTGTCGTCCGTGTgccttcttttatctaacCTCGAAACCTCGACTCTGGTGTTTTTGTTTCATCATGATACCATCCGTTTACCCATCCAAAGTGACTTCTGATCACGCTGAAGGAACAATATCCGCACGTAAATGATCCATCTTCATATTCTGATAAATTCACTTATTCAATACCGTTCTTTATAGCTTCAAACGTACACCTCGATCCTAAAAACCATCACATACCCATATCTAAGGAGTTGGACTCATCATCTCACTTCCAAGACGAATCACTCTCGTCACAACTATTTCCCGGATCACCATTAGTCGATTTTTCTACCTTTTCCACACTTCTCCCAGATACGCATACTCCTACACAACATTCAAATGTCGAATTTTTAATACCCCGGGCCCCGGAGGTGAAATCGCCATTTCATGGGGTCAGACGGAGACGTTCAGCACGGAAGAAGACTACAAAAAAAGGAGAGCTTGGATGTACAGTGCATAGGCGCCCCGGGCAGGGATTCCGATCTGATTTGGCGCTGTAGAGTACGCAATGATCATGAGAGGCACAGCAGATATATATTGAGGGGTTTGTCAATATTGTAGGAAATGGGATTGCAGCTTAGGAATGACATGCTGTCTAGGATAAATAATATATCTAAATCAATGTTGTCTTAGCTCAAGGTCAAAATAGAAAACACCACAATACGCAGATAAGTATCTGATTGTAAATACTATCATATGACGCTGCTGCAGAAGACTTGACTCTGGCTCACGCAAGCCATCCGGTTAGTTATCATGATTGGCCGTGACAGACAAAAGGCTCCGAGATTTCCCTAGCAGATAGGTTTACACCGTTTGGAATTTGACCCCTGTTTTTCCGTTAGATTAGTTGCGGATTGGGCGAGATTGGGCGACTTGAAAGTTTCACACGCATATCCACCTCACTGCCACCACGTTGCATGGATAATGCGCATGCCGCACGAGGGACGAGGAAGGAATGATATCGGTCAAACTGATTTGAAGTGAGATTTTTTCCACGAGTCGGTATAAAACTGGATTATTTGGGCTGGAACAGTGGTATCGATCACATATGAATACACTCCAGTGTGCAGAATTTCCTCATCTCCCTCACCGGACACACACTCTCACCCATACAGTAACGTCTGGTCCATACAACACGCGGCGGGTCTCATCGCAAGCCACAATCGGTGTGCCTCAAGCAGCGGCAAAGTTTCAGAGAGGAGGAAACCACAGCGCAACAGCACAGCCAATGTTCTCTCAATGGGAGAGAGAATCTAGGACAGAAATTTTTACATTTGATCTGGAGGAGATTCCAGAAACTGGAATTCTGTCCCCAGCCGGAGTGCACGGGCGCGATCCAGCCCAAAATCAAAGGTATGAAAATTTTGTCTTTGTTCCCTCTCGTTGGATAGAGGTCTGATGCATGGAGTGAATAGGAAATCAAACGAGGGCCAGGACAGAGTGTCCAGGAAGAGAAACCAGGGGGATGAGCCGCTTCAGAGCGGCAGTGGGTCAAGGTATGTGTCTGCAAACTCCTTTAATGAACGTCGCTTGCTCAACTGACACTGATTGCACTCACGCAGGCCCACCACAAATATGGATACAAATATCCGAGGAGCCCGCTGGCTCAGATTTCGTATTTCCTGCTGATTTAACGATCCAGTTTCCTTTGAGCAGAAAGCCCGCTATACCCCTAGACCTGTTTGCATCGCCTCAGCAATCAGGTCTCCTTTCAATCGAAGAGGACAGCTTTGCCAGGGATTACTTAGCTGGCGACTCATCTGTGTGGGATGGACATGACATGATGGGTCCAACAAATTGGAACAAAGGCTATAACATTGGAAGCAGgcttggaggaggagcaCATACCGGACATGCAGTATATATACATACCATCAAAATATACTTATCTGATTACCACTGATGATGTGATGAGCGATGGTGTGAATAAGTGAAGAAGCCAGAGAAAATCTTCATTATGGAATGCTCTATCTGCTGCCGCGACGAATCCGATAATTTGAAGAGATATAACAGATGGCGACAGAAAAAATAAGCAACACATTTCGGTTAAGTGATTTGAACAATTGTGTTTAGATGGCACACGACTCCATTCGATCTGAGCTTGACGTTTGAAGTTTCTCTAGGATGATCATTCTTCGAGAAAGGTTGGgtgacaaggacaaggactCGCAGCTTCTACTCGCTCCTTCTTGTTTACTCACAATGTACGTACCCAAGGCAATAAGTGAGCAAATTGTCTTACTGTTTCTGGGCTGTATGTGGGATCTCGACCATCTATGGCTGCTCTACCGCTTCCAAACATGTGCTTCCAGCCACTGGATGTGTCGGATATGCGTGAACCATCGACTGTGAAATGACATCGAAGCATCATCAAGACGACAAGAGAGTTAAATTCACATTCAAGAGAGAGTGGTAATCTCCTGTAGTAGGCAGCACATCCGTCGACGTGAACGGGACTTTGGGACCGTCAAATAGCCAGTCTCCTGTACTCCTGTACTACAGTAGCCAGACTAGAGCTTTGCGTACTTTTAAATGTAACGGCACAACTCCAAATTTTCTCGCTTTTTATTTTCATCGAGCATCTTGTAAGGCCCATCTGTTCAGAGTGTGTACACTGACTGGCCTTACTTTGGCTTTTTATTTTCATCGAGCATCTTGTAAGGCCCATCTGTTCAGAGTGTGTACACTGACTGGCCTTACTTTGTTGTTAATTCATAGCATGTAAtaaaaatgagaaagaatACTTGCTCGTACATTAATGATAGGCAGACACACACCTCCTCCGGGTCTAGTTCAAAGGAAACATTGAGCAATTATAATGTCCGTGTATACGTGTATATTCAATACGAGATAAGCTACACCatgtatgtatatatgtatgtatgtatgtatgtgtatgtatgtgtatgtatgtgGAAGTATACTAGTGAAATGCAACAGCGAGCGAGCCAATACCGCGTGTTGCACCGCCGACGCTAGTGCTAGTGCTAGTGCTACTATTATCAAGTTTACAGTTGTGTATAGTATAGGGTAGAAGGAGTATCAGATGGGTGATGGAGAGCGTCGTGTATGGGGGTAATATTGTACAAATGCATGAGTCtcagacgagacgagacgagacgagacgagacgagatgAGATAACAGAAAGAAACCTTGGTAGTAAGTAATATACATGCACATGACAGGAACTGAACTGAAGCaaccgaaaaaaaaagaaacctgACGAGACACCCGGGGAAATGTAGGTAGCGTAGCAGAGTAGAGAGTAGAGAGGAACCGAAATGCGAAATGCGAATTGAGAAGGCGAAAAGCGAAAAgcgagagaaaagaaaagaaaaaagaaaatttaAACCGGACATTATCCATATCATGAACACCTCCCTTTGCGTCCCATTCCCAGCAGCTACGTACAAAACAGACGACGAGCGAGCAAGCAAGCAAACAAGCAAAAAGAGCAAACAAGCATACAAACGAACAAAaaaacgaacgaacgaacgagcaaacgaacgaacgaaaaaaatgaaaaaatcacACAAGCAATTCAGAAATGCACTTGGGTGTGGATGCAGCATAAAAAAGACAGACGATGCAAAGCCGTAGATATATAGAAGCTGGGAGCACGATCGATAGTTCGAGGGTCGAGGTTTCGGATTCGAAGATTTGGATTCGAGGGTCAAGGTCGAGTGTCGAGTGTCGAAAGTCAAGTGTCAAGAGTCGATGGTGCAGTCTGGTGGCGTGTCGAGTGTCAATGTAAAGATATATTTCGTGTCTGTGATTGGCTTCGTGTTTGTATTCGCGTGCGCAttcgtgtgtgtgtgtgcgttCGTGTGTGTGTTCGCGCGCGCGCGTGTGTACCACATCactttgaagaaaaagaaatcatcatgcatcatggTCTACGGCCCAATAGCGCTCCAAGGCCTCTTCAACGACACACCCATACCCGTccctcttccaccaccaccaccaccaccaccaccaccaccacccccgccgcttccagcagcaacagcagcagcagcggcgtACATCGCCTGCACATCCATATGCGCACCCGaacccgcacccgcacccgcaccctcCCCTGCTCTAtccccttctcttcttctatCTGCTTCTCTATCGAGATCTGTATCCAGATCCATATCCAGATCCGCATGCGCATCTCTATCGCTGTCAGTGTGCATCATGTCGATGTCCAGCTTATCACCCGCACCGCGCTCatgctcgcgctcgcgcatGGACCGCGCACGGCGTCTCGCCAGcaatgacgacgacggtgacgacgacgaggacgacaaAACAGGGGCCGAAGCGGAAGTagacgaggaggaagggTGCTGGTACATCACGCTAGGCGGCGGCATCGACACGGGGACGTGTAGAGGCGGCATCGCACCCGTGCCCCacgtctgggtctgggtctgcGTTTGCGTAGGCTGCTGAGGCTGCGTGTGCGTACGCGGCCGCGCCGACGATGACAGAGGATACCCTTCTTCCTGCTGGTGCTGATATGAATAAGAATACGACTGTGGATGCGAATGCGAGAGTGACGCGGGCGTATACGCGCGCCGCGGGGTAGCGTATGGAGCGGGGTATCCCAGCGCGGAGGATAACCcgtctctctccctctccctctcagCCCCCCtgtctctttccctttccctctccatttctctctctctttccctttccctttccctttccctgtccctgtcaCGCTCTCTCTCGCgctccttctctctctctcgctctctctctctatctctctccctctccctctcgcgCTGCTGCACAGGAATCggcaacgacaacgacagcGGTACCGGTAACGAATAAAGCGGTTTCGGATGATGCAGCgtcccatttccatttccatttccatttacACCCGCGCCCGCACCGCCCTCTGAATTGGAATTCGAACTTGTACTCGAATGCAAACGTGAGTTCGAATGAGAAATCGAATGAGAAATCGAATGCAAGTTCGAATGCGAGCttgaatgcgaatgcgaattcGAATGCgacagaggcagaggcaaaACCCCATCATACAAACTCCCATGCACAACATTCACAGTTCCATTCTGCGCAGACGGTGGAAATGGGACGTTCTTCATATACGCGCCGCGCTCCTTTTGCTGGTGCTGCTCCttctgctggtgctgctccttctgctggtgctgttcccgctgctgctgctggagcTGGCGCTGTTGCTGAAGATGATTGTATTGATGCAAATGTGCCTGTCCTTGTGGTTGTTGTCGCTGAGACTGATGTCGATGATGCGCAGAGACAACCAGTTCACCGCGCGAAAACAGgtcctgctgctgctttggCTGGGTCTGTGTCTGTATCTGTGTATGTGTCTGCGGTGTCTGCGATGTTGACTGGTTTTGTTGGTGTGGGTGATGATAGCGTGCCATATCACTGTACCCACCCAAACCCATAcctaaacccaaacccatacccatatccaagcccatatccatatccatccCCAAATCCATATCGAACCCTAAATCCAAATCCATACGCGCgcctccctcctccctccccaTCCCACTCTCCATCCTACTCACACCCGCACTCAAAGTATCCaccccattcccattcccattcccattcccattcccctTGCCCTTACTTTTCTCGGACCCCCGCCCGCGATCCagccccatccccatccccagcCCCAGCCCAAGCGCACCCACCTTCCCCTGCAGCACAcacacctcctcctcaagcCGCGCATTCGCAAAGCGCAGCTGCTGCAGCTCGTACTGCCAGCTCGTCCCGCGCGCTGGTGCGAGTTCTGCGAACATGTCGGTTGATGGGGGTGGCGCtggggcggcggcggcggtggaggtggaggcggcggcggcgggggaggaggtggtggaggaggaggaggaggaagaggatatggaagaagaagaggtggtggtggaggcggtggaggtggaagccGGCGGATGACCTTGAGGACGTGTTTGCGACTGTGTATCCGACGATGGGAAAGACGAGAACATCGGCGCTGACaccgacgatgacgacgacgaagatgacgacgaggaatTCATCGACGCCGCCGACATCGCGAACAACCTCGACGGCACCGGCGTCGCACCACTCACACTCCCGCTCgtactcccactcccactcatACTCCCATTCGCACTCCCGCTCGACGTCGTCCTCGACGAACCCGCCCCCGCCGGACTACCACTCGCACTCCACCGCACCGCCGCACTCCCATCCCACAACGCGCGCTCCGACGGCACATCCCCCGGCGCACACCCGATCGTCTGTGCACCCGCTATACGGATCTGGTAGACGAGCGCGGCGGGTGTGATGTTGCATCCTCTTTCCTCGTCGtattcctcttcctcttcttgtgCTTCTCCtccgtcttcgtcgtcgtcgtcgtcgtctttttcttctgcttctgcttcgtcTGTATCTTCTTGATTATCTTCTTGCTCTACTTCATCGCCCCCCTTTTCTTTATGCTCGTAGACAGATTCACCTCGCTCGCTCGACGTCGAAGattcctccccctcctcatcctcatcctcaacaTCCGCCCGATAAATCACAAACCACACATCCACGACCCTCCCGCCCTTCGCACGCATCGCACAGCGCACTTTGCGCCATCGCGCGCTTATACCCGGGAGGTTGGCTCTCGCTTGGGCATGTGCCTTCGCTTTCTCCTTCGCCTTCTCCTTTGCTTGTGcgtgtgcttgtgcttgtgcgtttgcgtgtgcgtgtgcttTGGCGTTTGCGTTCGCCTTTTCCTTCAGCGTATGTTGAACAGCAGAAGTGTCATCGCGTTTCCGCTTCCCAGtaacacccgcacccgcaccacccGCACCAGCACCCCCCTTCCTCGCACCCCCCGCACCcatccccctccccttcctcGCACGCGCACGATCCCGAGCAGCAACAAACGCCTCCCGATCCAACACCCGCCTCAACGCGCGCTGATACGTTCTCATCCCGCCCACAATCTCTCCGATCTCCTGCATCGCTCTGCATTGCTTTCGCGCGTCTGTTCCACCACCTGCACAACCAGAATCCCCACCACGCACACCAGAACCCCCACCAGGCTCCGCACACACACCAGCATCCCCACCACCAGCATCCCCACCATGCACACCAGTATCCGCACCCGCAGCAGAATCTAAATCCCCCCCCTCCAAATCAACAACAAACTCCCCAACACCCCtccccaccacctcctccccgCTCCATCCCAACACATCCGCAAGACCCATACCCACCGTCAAAAACGCAGCCGTACACGCAGACGAGCCAGATAAAAGACCCCATATTTCTTGGTGTGCGTAGCGCTGCTGTTTTTCGGGGTGCGGGTGGGAGTGGGTTGGGTGGAGAGTGTGTGCGTTGCCTTTCGTGCTGTCTTCACTTTGCTCTTCACCCTCCACATCCGTCTCCTTATCCATCTCCATGCCCTTCCGCCCCTCCATATCCCCCtcttctccccctccccctttCTCTcccgcacccacaccaccaccccctcccGCACCCCCTCCCGCACcaccccccctccccccaaCCCAAACCCCCCGCGCAACCCCCCCAGCCCCCCCCACATCCTCCCACCTCAAAAGCATCCTCTCCCTCGCCCTCCCACTCAACACAATCGCCTTCCGCCCCTTCCCCGGCTCGACATGAAGACGCCCGCGACACTCGAGCCAGACGTATCGGCCCATTTTGGTGAGGGCGCGGAAGAGGAGGTCGACTGCGCGCGGGGAGGGGTGGGtgtgggaggaggaggtgggcATGGAATGCGCGTGGGTATGTGCTGCTGAGGCTgctgacgctgacgctgaGGATAACGCTGACGCTGAAGACAGATGCacatccccctccccccctcccccacccccaTTCCCTCCCAAACCCCCTCCCCCAAAACCGCCCCCCGCCCCAGCCGCAACACCAACCGCACTGCTCTCCTTCAACTCCCTCACAACAGGCACCACATCCGCCTCATACGCCACATCCAACACGCCCCTCCCAACCAGCTCCCGCGCATCATACCCAAGCACGCGCTTGACGGCGGGCGAGACGTAGAGGAAGGATCCTTTGAGGGAGACGACGTGGATGAAGTCGGGGGTTtgggcgaggaggaggaggtggagggggtgggagtgggagtgggagttgttgggttgggattgggattgggagtTGTTGGGTTGGGTGGGTTGAGtttgggtggtggtggtggtatcgTCCACCGCCATCGAATAGCTGCGACTCCGACTCCGGCTCGCCCCCACCCCCGCTGGTGCACTCTGCATCGTActcgccaccgccgccgccaccgacGAAGAGCCATCGACAGCAGCGAGCAGCGCAGGCTTGATAAACCCGGGTTTATCAAGCAACCTCTTCAAATGGCGCGACATATGCACCTGCCTCCcttgtccctgtccctgtccctgtcctgctcccgctcctcctACAGCAGGCGCAACGCCAGATCCCAATGCACCCCCCGCTTTACGCGCGCCATTCCCACTCACATCCAACCCAGCAGACGAAAGAGGATGAGAGAGAGGAAGCGGAGGtggcggaggaggcggaggaggctCGTAATGGGTGGTATACGTCCCATCCCTCAATTTCTCCAGTATCGCCGTAGGCTGCTCCGTCAAATCGACCTGAAATCCGACATGCCAAAGCGGTTCTCTCTCCTtcccctgtccctgtccctcaAGTTTAACAACACCCCCATCGTCAAAAACCGTAATAACCGTAACAAGATTCATAAACGCCTCCCCGCCCTTCTTATAATTGACCACACAAACCTGCACATCCTCGCCTTTCCCCACCGCCTTGCGCATCCGCTCAACAGCCTCCCCGCTCGTCCACTCCCTCTTCGCACCGCGCACCACCGCGGGGGCGcggggcggcggcggcgcctGCAAAAACCTACAATTCCTCCCGACAACCTCCCGCTCGCTATACCCCGTCAGCGCACAGAATGTAGGGGAGCAATAGACGATGGGCGCGTCGAAGCGGCGCgggtcgacgacgacgaaggagCATGTGAGGTCGACGGGCCCGAGGTGGACGGTTGCGTTGGGCCGGCTGTGCACGCGGgagaggatggagaggatgTCGTACCCTGAGACGGAGTACACGGGGAGGCCGTACGGTGCGGTGGGGGTTggggagaggagggagaggttGGCGGGGGatgggagggggaggggcaggggcagggggaGGAGGGACGGGTTGAGGAGTGGTGGGATTTGGAGCGAGAAatcgggggcgggggcgaTGAAGGCGCTGTGTGCGGGATGCTGATGCTGTTGGTCGTCGGCGGCGGGATCGTCGTCGGCAAAGTCAAAgggcgacgaggacgagttggcgacgacggcggcggcggcggcgcttTTGCCTTTGCCCATACTCAATCCCAAAATAGATCCATGCTCCACCTCCGCCGATGAGATCAACGGCGTCGCTGacaccaacgacgacgaggcctgctgctgctgctggcccGAAAATCTGCACCacccaatccaatccaatccaatccaatccaaaaaacgaaaacgaaaaacgaACGACACCAAAAACAAAtaagaataaaaataaagaGGGCGGAAATGAGAATCAGCACCCAAACACCCTCAAAAGCCTAAAAAAAGATCAAAACGCAcccttcgccttcgccgccgccaccaaCAGCGCCGCCTTCGTCGTGCGCCGTACTCGCTCCCCCAAGTCCGAGTGCGAGTCCGCGTGGATGTCGATCAGCCTTATCGTCCAATCCCATAGCCTGCCCCATCCCCCCCGCCCCCTCCGCCAACCCCGCCCCCTCCGCCAACCCCGCCCCCTCCGTCAAtctctccccctcccccaaCCCCAAAGACGACCCCACTGCCAAAGAAgacccctccccctcccccgcccCAACAAACCCATCCACAAAACTAAACCCGCCCGAAAACCCACTGTTCACGAACCACTCCGTGCTGGTGAGCGGGACGACCTCGGCGCCTCCGCCTGGGACGAGCGTGGGCGCGGATGTGTAGAGGTATTGCGGGAGCTGGAGGCGCaggggttggggttggggttggggttgggtgggttggtgcgattgggggtgcgggtgggtgtgcgggtgcgggtgcgggggGTGTGAGGGGTGTTgttgggggtggtggtggtggtggtgtgggGGATGTTGTTGTGGATGTTGtgggtggtgctggtgttgcAGCTCCTGCTGCTGTAGTTCAACCCGACTCTGCTCCTCGTCCATACTCTTCTGCACATGTATCCCCTGCTGTATCCCCTGTCCATACCCGTATCCATACCCGTACCCATATCCATGCAAACCCCCCGTTCCATGGCTAGTAGTTGTagtagtagaagtagcaCCCGGCTGCCCATGACCATGTCGGCTATGATGAGACATCCCATACTCTACACCAGCGCCGACACCGTCAAGTTCGAGGTCCATATCCGTAGGATTAGGCACACcgcgctcgtgctcgtgctggGGCAGGTCAGACTTTCCGTAGTCGGGCACGAGGTCGATGTCGAGGTCGATCTCggggtgttgttgttgttgttgatgtggatggtgttgttgttgttggtgtggGTGCTGTTGTCGCTCTTGTT is a window from the Psilocybe cubensis strain MGC-MH-2018 chromosome 8, whole genome shotgun sequence genome containing:
- a CDS encoding White collar 1 protein, encoding MDHHHHHALPLPFPLPHHRQHAQQERQQHPHQQQQHHPHQQQQQHPEIDLDIDLVPDYGKSDLPQHEHERGVPNPTDMDLELDGVGAGVEYGMSHHSRHGHGQPGATSTTTTTSHGTGGLHGYGYGYGYGYGQGIQQGIHVQKSMDEEQSRVELQQQELQHQHHPQHPQQHPPHHHHHHPQQHPSHPPHPHPHTHPHPQSHQPTQPQPQPQPLRLQLPQYLYTSAPTLVPGGGAEVVPLTSTEWFVNSGFSGGFSFVDGFVGAGEGEGSSLAVGSSLGLGEGERLTEGAGLAEGAGLAEGAGGMGQAMGLDDKADRHPRGLALGLGGASTAHDEGGAVGGGGEGEGFSGQQQQQASSSLVSATPLISSAEVEHGSILGLSMGKGKSAAAAAVVANSSSSPFDFADDDPAADDQQHQHPAHSAFIAPAPDFSLQIPPLLNPSLLPLPLPLPLPSPANLSLLSPTPTAPYGLPVYSVSGYDILSILSRVHSRPNATVHLGPVDLTCSFVVVDPRRFDAPIVYCSPTFCALTGYSEREVVGRNCRFLQAPPPPRAPAVVRGAKREWTSGEAVERMRKAVGKGEDVQVCVVNYKKGGEAFMNLVTVITVFDDGGVVKLEGQGQGKEREPLWHVGFQVDLTEQPTAILEKLRDGTYTTHYEPPPPPPPPPLPLSHPLSSAGLDVSGNGARKAGGALGSGVAPAVGGAGAGQGQGQGQGRQVHMSRHLKRLLDKPGFIKPALLAAVDGSSSVAAAVASTMQSAPAGVGASRSRSRSYSMAVDDTTTTTQTQPTQPNNSQSQSQPNNSHSHSHPLHLLLLAQTPDFIHVVSLKGSFLYVSPAVKRVLGYDARELVGRGVLDVAYEADVVPVVRELKESSAVGVAAGAGGGFGGGGLGGNGGGGGGEGDVHLSSASALSSASASAASAAHTHAHSMPTSSSHTHPSPRAVDLLFRALTKMGRYVWLECRGRLHVEPGKGRKAIVLSGRARERMLLRWEDVGGAGGVARGVWVGGRGGGAGGGAGGGGGVGAGEKGGGGEEGDMEGRKGMEMDKETDVEGEEQSEDSTKGNAHTLHPTHSHPHPEKQQRYAHQEIWGLLSGSSACTAAFLTVGMGLADVLGWSGEEVVGRGVGEFVVDLEGGDLDSAAGADTGVHGGDAGGGDAGVCAEPGGGSGVRGGDSGCAGGGTDARKQCRAMQEIGEIVGGMRTYQRALRRVLDREAFVAARDRARARKGRGMGAGGARKGGAGAGGAGAGVTGKRKRDDTSAVQHTLKEKANANAKAHAHANAQAQAHAQAKEKAKEKAKAHAQARANLPGISARWRKVRCAMRAKGGRVVDVWFVIYRADVEDEDEEGEESSTSSERGESVYEHKEKGGDEVEQEDNQEDTDEAEAEEKDDDDDDEDGGEAQEEEEEYDEERGCNITPAALVYQIRIAGAQTIGCAPGDVPSERALWDGSAAVRWSASGSPAGAGSSRTTSSGSANGSMSGSGSTSGSVSGATPVPSRLFAMSAASMNSSSSSSSSSSSVSAPMFSSFPSSDTQSQTRPQGHPPASTSTASTTTSSSSISSSSSSSSTTSSPAAAASTSTAAAAPAPPPSTDMFAELAPARGTSWQYELQQLRFANARLEEEVCVLQGKVGALGLGLGMGMGLDRGRGSEKSKGKGNGNGNGNGNGVDTLSAGVSRMESGMGREEGGARMDLDLGFDMDLGMDMDMGLDMGMGLGLGMGLGGYSDMARYHHPHQQNQSTSQTPQTHTQIQTQTQPKQQQDLFSRGELVVSAHHRHQSQRQQPQGQAHLHQYNHLQQQRQLQQQQREQHQQKEQHQQKEQHQQKERGAYMKNVPFPPSAQNGTVNVVHGSLYDGVLPLPLSHSNSHSHSSSHSNLHSISHSISHSNSRLHSSTSSNSNSEGGAGAGVNGNGNGNGTLHHPKPLYSLPVPLSLSLPIPVQQRERERERDREREREREKERERERDRDREREREREREREMERERERDRGAERERERDGLSSALGYPAPYATPRRAYTPASLSHSHPQSYSYSYQHQQEEGYPLSSSARPRTHTQPQQPTQTQTQTQTWGTGAMPPLHVPVSMPPPSVMYQHPSSSSTSASAPVLSSSSSSPSSSLLARRRARSMREREHERGAGDKLDIDMMHTDSDRDAHADLDMDLDTDLDREADRRREGDRAGEGAGAGAGSGAHMDVQAMYAAAAAVAAGSGGGGGGGGGGGGGGRGTGMGVSLKRPWSAIGP